Proteins encoded in a region of the Pseudomonas shahriarae genome:
- a CDS encoding NADP-dependent isocitrate dehydrogenase: protein MPTRSKIIYTFTDEAPALATYSLLPIVEAFTASADIEVETRDISLAGRILASFPEQLGTKAVADHLAELGALAVTPEANIIKLPNISASTPQLQAAIKELQAQGYALPDYPETVTTDAEKETRARYDKVKGSAVNPVLREGNSDRRAPLSVKNYARKHPHKMGAWAADSKSHVAHMSNGDFYGSEKAVQIEAADAVKIELVGKDGSTTVLKEKTTALAGEILDSAVLSKNALRSFIAAEIEDAKRQGVLLSVHLKATMMKVSDPIMFGQIVAEFYKDALAKHATVLEQIGFNLNNGIGDLYARIKALPADQQAQIEADIQAVYAARPSLAMVNSDKGITNLHVPSDVIVDASMPAMIRDSGKMWGTDGQLHDTKAVIPDRCYATIYQAVIEDCKANGAFDPTTMGSVPNVGLMAKKAEEYGSHDKTFQIKADGVVRVTDSKGKLLMEQSVEAGDIFRMCQTKDAPIQDWVKLAVNRARASNTPAIFWLDPLRAHDGVVVEKVQAYLKDHNTEGLDIRIMSPVDAMKFTLERTRKGLDTISVTGNVLRDYLTDLFPIMELGTSAKMLSIVPLMNGGGLFETGAGGSAPKHVQQLLEENFLRWDSLGEFLALAASLEHLGVNYNNPKALVLSKTLDQATGQFLDNNKSPSRKVGNIDNRGSHFYLALYWAQALAAQTEDTALQAQFAQLAKTLAENEATIVAELNAVQGKPVDIGGYYAPNPELTSKAMRPSATLNAAIAALK from the coding sequence ATGCCCACCCGCTCGAAGATCATCTATACCTTCACCGACGAAGCCCCAGCCCTCGCCACCTATTCACTGCTGCCTATCGTAGAGGCCTTCACCGCTTCCGCTGATATTGAAGTGGAAACCCGCGATATCTCCCTCGCAGGGCGCATCCTCGCAAGCTTCCCCGAGCAACTGGGCACCAAGGCCGTTGCGGACCACCTCGCCGAACTGGGCGCCCTGGCCGTGACCCCCGAAGCCAATATCATCAAGCTGCCTAACATCAGCGCCTCGACCCCGCAGCTGCAAGCCGCGATCAAGGAACTGCAGGCCCAGGGCTACGCCCTGCCGGACTACCCGGAAACCGTAACCACCGACGCGGAAAAAGAAACCCGTGCACGTTACGACAAGGTCAAGGGCAGCGCCGTAAACCCGGTCCTGCGCGAAGGCAACTCCGACCGCCGCGCCCCACTGTCGGTCAAGAACTATGCGCGCAAGCACCCGCACAAAATGGGTGCCTGGGCTGCTGACTCCAAGTCCCACGTCGCTCACATGAGCAACGGCGACTTCTACGGCAGCGAAAAAGCCGTACAGATCGAAGCCGCCGATGCGGTCAAGATCGAACTGGTCGGCAAGGATGGCAGCACCACCGTCCTGAAAGAAAAGACCACCGCACTGGCCGGCGAGATCCTCGACAGCGCCGTGCTGAGCAAGAACGCCCTGCGCAGCTTCATCGCCGCCGAAATCGAAGACGCCAAGAGACAAGGCGTGCTGCTGTCGGTTCACCTGAAAGCCACCATGATGAAGGTCTCCGACCCGATCATGTTCGGCCAGATCGTTGCCGAGTTCTATAAAGACGCCCTGGCCAAGCACGCTACCGTGCTGGAACAGATCGGCTTCAACCTGAACAACGGCATCGGCGACCTGTACGCTCGCATCAAGGCCCTGCCGGCCGACCAGCAAGCGCAGATCGAAGCCGACATCCAGGCGGTCTACGCCGCTCGCCCTTCCCTGGCGATGGTCAACTCCGACAAAGGCATCACCAACCTGCACGTGCCGAGCGACGTGATCGTCGACGCCTCGATGCCAGCCATGATCCGTGACTCCGGCAAAATGTGGGGCACCGACGGCCAGCTGCACGACACCAAGGCCGTGATCCCGGATCGCTGCTACGCCACCATCTACCAGGCGGTCATCGAAGACTGCAAGGCTAATGGCGCCTTCGACCCAACCACCATGGGCAGCGTGCCAAACGTTGGCCTGATGGCGAAGAAAGCCGAAGAGTACGGTTCCCACGACAAGACTTTCCAGATCAAGGCTGACGGCGTAGTCCGCGTCACCGACAGCAAGGGCAAGCTGCTGATGGAACAGTCGGTTGAAGCCGGCGATATCTTCCGCATGTGCCAGACCAAAGACGCGCCGATCCAGGACTGGGTCAAACTGGCCGTCAACCGCGCCCGCGCCAGCAACACGCCAGCAATTTTCTGGCTGGACCCGCTGCGCGCCCACGACGGCGTCGTGGTCGAGAAAGTTCAGGCCTACCTGAAAGACCACAACACCGAAGGCCTGGACATCCGCATCATGTCGCCGGTCGACGCGATGAAGTTCACCCTGGAACGCACCCGCAAGGGCCTGGACACCATCTCGGTGACCGGCAACGTACTGCGCGACTACCTGACTGACCTGTTCCCGATCATGGAACTGGGCACCAGCGCCAAGATGCTGTCGATCGTGCCGCTGATGAACGGTGGCGGCCTGTTCGAAACCGGCGCTGGCGGTTCGGCTCCAAAACACGTGCAGCAACTGCTGGAAGAAAACTTCCTGCGTTGGGACTCCCTGGGCGAGTTCCTGGCCCTGGCAGCCTCCCTTGAGCATTTGGGTGTGAACTACAACAACCCGAAAGCCCTGGTACTGTCCAAGACCCTGGACCAGGCCACCGGCCAGTTCCTCGACAACAACAAGTCGCCATCGCGCAAAGTCGGCAACATCGACAACCGCGGCAGCCACTTCTACCTGGCGCTGTACTGGGCACAAGCCCTGGCCGCCCAGACTGAAGATACCGCGCTGCAGGCGCAGTTCGCTCAACTGGCAAAAACCCTGGCCGAGAACGAGGCAACCATCGTTGCCGAACTCAACGCCGTGCAGGGCAAGCCAGTGGACATCGGCGGCTACTACGCGCCGAATCCTGAGCTGACCAGCAAGGCTATGCGTCCGAGCGCTACCCTCAATGCGGCGATTGCTGCATTGAAGTAA
- the hflD gene encoding high frequency lysogenization protein HflD produces the protein MSPTQEQLTALGGVFLAAVLVDKIAKTGQVTEAGLTCMLGSLLVVDPKDTLDVYGGDDLSLREGYRALIGALERDPSTLQREPLRYALSMLGLERQLAKRDDLLETIGKRLPQIQSQVEHFGPAHENVIAACGALYQDTLSTLRQRIQVHGDMRNLQQPNNASKIRALLLAGIRSARLWRQLGGHRWQLVISRRKLLKELYPLMRNE, from the coding sequence ATGAGCCCGACCCAGGAGCAATTGACGGCATTGGGCGGCGTGTTTCTCGCCGCAGTGCTGGTGGACAAGATCGCCAAGACCGGCCAGGTCACCGAGGCCGGCCTGACCTGCATGCTCGGCAGCCTGCTGGTGGTCGACCCGAAGGACACCCTGGATGTGTACGGCGGCGACGACCTGAGCCTGCGTGAAGGTTATCGCGCGCTGATCGGCGCCCTCGAGCGCGACCCCAGCACCCTGCAACGCGAGCCGCTGCGCTATGCCTTGTCGATGCTCGGCCTTGAGCGGCAACTGGCCAAGCGCGACGACCTGCTGGAAACCATCGGCAAGCGCCTGCCGCAGATCCAGTCCCAGGTCGAGCACTTCGGCCCGGCCCACGAGAACGTGATCGCCGCCTGTGGCGCTTTGTACCAGGACACCTTGAGCACCTTGCGCCAGCGGATCCAGGTCCACGGCGACATGCGCAACCTGCAACAGCCCAACAACGCCTCGAAAATCCGCGCCCTGCTGCTGGCCGGTATCCGTTCGGCGCGGTTGTGGCGGCAGTTGGGCGGTCATCGTTGGCAGTTGGTCATCAGCCGTCGCAAATTGCTCAAAGAGCTTTACCCGTTGATGCGCAACGAATAA
- the mnmA gene encoding tRNA 2-thiouridine(34) synthase MnmA, translating into MRDPAPSDTQKKRVIVGMSGGVDSSVSAVLLMEQGYEVEGLFMKNWEEDDGTEYCTAMDDLADAQAVCDKIGIKLHTANFAAEYWDNVFEHFLAEYKAGRTPNPDILCNREIKFKAFLDYAMILGADLIATGHYVRRRDVDGRTELLKGLDPNKDQSYFLHAVGGEQIAKTLFPVGELEKPEVRKIAEKHGLATAKKKDSTGICFIGERRFSDFLKQYLPAQPGEIKTTEGEVIGRHHGLMYHTIGQRQGLGIGGLKDAGEEPWYVLVKDLQHNVLIVGQGNEHPLLFSGALLASEIYWVNPIDLSAPRRLTAKVRYRQSDQPCTLEKTTNGYRATFDDPQRAVTPGQSVVFYDGEICLGGGVIEVAEPWSTPA; encoded by the coding sequence ATGCGTGATCCAGCCCCTTCTGACACACAAAAGAAGCGCGTCATCGTCGGTATGTCCGGCGGCGTGGATTCTTCCGTTTCCGCCGTTCTGCTCATGGAGCAGGGTTATGAGGTGGAAGGCCTGTTCATGAAGAACTGGGAAGAAGACGATGGAACGGAATACTGCACCGCCATGGACGACCTGGCGGACGCCCAGGCCGTGTGCGACAAGATTGGCATCAAGCTGCACACCGCCAACTTCGCCGCCGAGTACTGGGACAATGTGTTCGAGCACTTCCTGGCCGAATACAAGGCCGGTCGCACGCCGAACCCGGACATCTTGTGCAACCGCGAAATCAAGTTCAAGGCGTTCCTCGACTACGCCATGATCCTCGGCGCCGACCTGATCGCCACTGGCCACTATGTGCGCCGTCGCGATGTTGATGGCCGCACCGAATTGCTCAAGGGCCTGGACCCGAACAAGGACCAGAGCTACTTCCTGCACGCCGTCGGCGGTGAACAGATCGCCAAGACCCTGTTCCCGGTGGGCGAACTGGAAAAGCCCGAAGTACGCAAGATTGCCGAGAAACACGGCCTGGCCACCGCCAAGAAGAAGGATTCCACCGGGATCTGCTTTATCGGCGAACGCCGCTTCAGTGACTTCCTCAAGCAGTACCTGCCGGCGCAACCGGGCGAGATCAAGACCACCGAAGGCGAAGTCATCGGCCGTCACCACGGCCTGATGTACCACACCATCGGCCAGCGCCAGGGCCTGGGTATTGGCGGCTTGAAGGACGCCGGTGAAGAGCCGTGGTACGTGCTGGTGAAGGATCTGCAACATAACGTGCTGATCGTCGGCCAGGGCAACGAGCATCCCCTGCTGTTCTCCGGCGCGCTGCTGGCCTCGGAGATCTATTGGGTCAACCCGATCGACCTGAGCGCTCCGCGCCGCCTGACCGCCAAGGTGCGCTATCGCCAGAGCGACCAGCCCTGCACCCTGGAAAAAACCACCAATGGCTACCGTGCCACCTTCGATGACCCGCAACGTGCGGTCACGCCCGGCCAGTCCGTAGTGTTCTACGACGGTGAGATCTGCCTGGGGGGCGGCGTGATTGAAGTCGCCGAACCCTGGAGCACCCCGGCATGA
- a CDS encoding NUDIX hydrolase encodes MTWQPHITVATIVEDNGRFLMVEELKGGRTVLNQPAGHLDPHETLTEAAVRETLEETGWDVAATGIVGIYLYTAPSNGVTYQRVCFVAKALQHHPDYQLDEGIVRARWLTRDELMALRDDWRSELIMRCIDDYLAGHCHSLELIRPSL; translated from the coding sequence ATGACCTGGCAACCCCACATCACCGTCGCCACCATCGTCGAAGACAATGGCCGCTTCCTCATGGTCGAAGAGCTCAAGGGCGGCCGCACCGTGCTCAACCAGCCTGCCGGCCATCTCGACCCGCACGAAACCCTGACCGAAGCCGCCGTGCGCGAAACCCTCGAGGAAACCGGCTGGGACGTCGCAGCCACCGGCATCGTCGGCATCTATCTGTACACCGCTCCCAGCAATGGCGTGACCTACCAGCGCGTGTGCTTTGTCGCCAAGGCCTTGCAACACCACCCGGACTATCAACTGGACGAAGGCATCGTGCGCGCCCGCTGGCTGACCCGTGACGAGTTGATGGCCTTGCGCGATGACTGGCGCAGCGAGCTGATCATGCGTTGTATTGACGATTATCTGGCCGGCCACTGCCACAGTCTCGAATTGATCCGTCCTTCTCTTTAG
- the aat gene encoding leucyl/phenylalanyl-tRNA--protein transferase: protein MLTWLQRNTLTFPPLAKAMREPNGLLAAGGDLSADRLVQAYRHGCFPWFSEGQPILWWSPDPRTVLFPAELHVSRSLAKLLRQQRYEVTFDQDFAAVIQACAAPRSYADGTWITEAMQNAYLQLHQRGYAHSVEVWDQGELVGGLYGLAMGQLFFGESMFSRADNASKYGFATLVRQLQAWGFVLIDCQMPTDHLHSLGARAIPRSDFAGYLRDHLDQASSGPWVS from the coding sequence ATGCTCACCTGGTTGCAACGCAACACCTTGACGTTTCCACCGCTGGCCAAAGCCATGCGTGAACCCAACGGCCTGCTGGCTGCCGGTGGCGACCTGTCCGCCGACCGCCTGGTCCAGGCCTATCGCCACGGCTGTTTCCCCTGGTTCTCCGAAGGCCAGCCCATCCTATGGTGGTCGCCAGACCCACGCACGGTGCTGTTCCCCGCCGAACTGCACGTGTCCCGCAGCCTCGCCAAGCTGCTGCGCCAGCAACGCTACGAGGTCACCTTCGACCAGGACTTCGCCGCTGTCATACAGGCCTGTGCTGCGCCACGCAGCTATGCAGACGGCACCTGGATCACCGAAGCCATGCAGAACGCCTATCTGCAACTGCACCAACGGGGCTACGCCCATTCCGTTGAAGTCTGGGACCAGGGCGAACTGGTCGGCGGCCTGTATGGCCTGGCCATGGGCCAGTTGTTTTTTGGCGAGTCGATGTTCAGTCGCGCAGACAATGCCTCGAAATATGGCTTTGCCACGCTCGTCAGGCAATTGCAGGCCTGGGGTTTTGTGCTGATCGACTGCCAGATGCCCACCGATCACCTGCACAGCCTCGGCGCCCGCGCCATTCCCCGCAGCGACTTTGCCGGTTACCTGCGCGACCATCTTGATCAAGCCAGCAGTGGGCCGTGGGTTTCTTAG
- the clpS gene encoding ATP-dependent Clp protease adapter ClpS produces the protein MHAFSQIRLTFNQDRPDHLEDDDGSAGIAVQEAKPALQAPPMYKVVLFNDDYTPMDFVVEVLEVFFNLNRELATKVMLAVHTEGRAVCGVFTRDIAETKAMQVNQYARESQHPLLCEIEKDG, from the coding sequence ATGCATGCATTCAGCCAGATTCGACTAACATTCAATCAGGATCGCCCGGATCATCTAGAAGACGATGACGGTTCTGCAGGCATCGCTGTTCAAGAGGCCAAGCCTGCTTTACAGGCGCCGCCGATGTACAAGGTGGTTTTGTTCAATGATGACTACACGCCGATGGATTTCGTCGTCGAAGTACTCGAGGTGTTTTTTAATCTGAACCGCGAGTTGGCGACCAAGGTAATGCTGGCCGTTCACACAGAAGGACGGGCAGTATGTGGAGTGTTTACCCGCGACATCGCCGAGACCAAGGCCATGCAGGTCAACCAGTACGCCAGGGAAAGCCAGCATCCGCTACTCTGTGAAATCGAGAAGGACGGTTAA
- the clpA gene encoding ATP-dependent Clp protease ATP-binding subunit ClpA, with translation MLNRELEVTLNLAFKEARSKRHEFMTVEHLLLALLDNEAAATVLRACGANLDKLKHDLQEFIDSTTPLIPVHDEDRETQPTLGFQRVLQRAVFHVQSSGKREVTGANVLVAIFSEQESQAVFLLKQQSVARIDVVNYIAHGISKVPGHGDHSEGEQDMQDDEGGESSSSSNPLDAYASNLNELARQGRIDPLVGREMEVERVAQILARRRKNNPLLVGEAGVGKTAIAEGLAKRIVDNQVPDLLANSVVYSLDLGALLAGTKYRGDFEKRFKALLGELKKRPQAILFIDEIHTIIGAGAASGGVMDASNLLKPLLSSGDIRCIGSTTFQEFRGIFEKDRALARRFQKVDVSEPSVEDTIGILRGLKGRFEAHHGIEYSDEALRAAAELASRYINDRHMPDKAIDVIDEAGAYQRLQPVEKRVKRIEVPQVEDIVAKIARIPPKHVTSSDKELLRNLERDLKLTVFGQDAAIDSLSTAIKLSRAGLKSPDKPVGSFLFAGPTGVGKTEAARQLAKAMGIELVRFDMSEYMERHTVSRLIGAPPGYVGFDQGGLLTEAITKQPHCVLLLDEIEKAHPEVFNLLLQVMDHGTLTDNNGRKADFRNVIVIMTTNAGAETAARASIGFTHQDHSSDAMEVIKKSFTPEFRNRLDTIIQFGRLSHEVIKSVVDKFLTELQAQLEDKRVQLEVTEAARSWIAEGGYDAAMGARPMARLIQDKIKRPLAEEILFGELSDHGGVVHIDLKDGELTFDFETTAEMA, from the coding sequence ATGTTAAACCGCGAGCTCGAAGTCACCCTCAATCTTGCCTTCAAGGAGGCCCGTTCGAAGCGTCATGAATTCATGACCGTCGAACACCTGCTGCTGGCACTTTTGGATAACGAAGCTGCCGCCACCGTTCTGCGTGCGTGCGGCGCCAACCTCGACAAACTCAAGCATGACCTGCAGGAGTTCATCGACTCCACCACGCCACTGATCCCTGTGCATGACGAGGACCGTGAGACCCAGCCAACCCTGGGCTTCCAGCGGGTGTTGCAGCGTGCTGTCTTCCACGTGCAGAGCTCCGGCAAGCGCGAAGTGACGGGCGCCAATGTCTTGGTTGCCATCTTCAGCGAACAGGAAAGCCAGGCCGTGTTCCTGCTCAAGCAGCAGAGCGTGGCGCGCATTGATGTCGTCAACTACATCGCCCATGGCATCTCGAAAGTGCCAGGGCATGGCGATCATTCCGAGGGTGAGCAGGATATGCAGGACGACGAGGGCGGTGAGTCTTCTTCTTCAAGCAACCCGCTGGATGCCTACGCCAGCAATCTCAACGAACTGGCGCGCCAGGGGCGGATTGATCCGCTGGTGGGGCGTGAGATGGAAGTTGAGCGTGTTGCGCAGATCCTCGCGCGTCGTCGCAAGAACAACCCTTTGCTGGTGGGCGAGGCGGGCGTGGGCAAGACCGCGATTGCCGAAGGCCTGGCCAAGCGCATTGTTGATAATCAGGTGCCTGACCTGCTGGCCAACAGCGTTGTCTACTCCCTGGACCTGGGCGCGCTGCTCGCCGGGACCAAGTACCGTGGCGACTTTGAAAAGCGTTTCAAGGCGTTGCTTGGCGAGCTGAAAAAGCGTCCGCAGGCGATCCTGTTCATTGATGAAATCCACACCATCATTGGCGCCGGTGCGGCTTCCGGTGGGGTGATGGATGCGTCCAACCTGCTCAAGCCGCTGCTGTCTTCGGGTGATATCCGTTGCATCGGTTCGACCACGTTCCAGGAGTTTCGCGGGATCTTCGAAAAAGACCGTGCTCTGGCGCGTCGCTTCCAGAAAGTCGACGTGTCCGAGCCTTCGGTCGAAGACACTATTGGCATCCTGCGGGGACTGAAAGGGCGTTTCGAAGCGCACCACGGCATCGAGTACAGTGATGAGGCGCTGCGTGCAGCCGCCGAGCTGGCCTCGCGCTACATCAATGACCGGCATATGCCCGACAAGGCCATCGACGTGATCGACGAAGCCGGGGCCTACCAGCGCCTGCAGCCGGTAGAGAAGCGTGTGAAGCGCATCGAAGTGCCGCAGGTCGAGGATATCGTGGCGAAAATCGCGCGAATTCCGCCAAAACACGTCACCAGCTCCGACAAAGAGCTGCTGCGTAACCTGGAGCGCGACCTCAAGTTGACAGTGTTTGGCCAGGATGCGGCGATTGACTCGCTGTCGACGGCGATCAAGCTGTCCCGGGCTGGCCTCAAGTCGCCGGACAAACCGGTGGGTTCGTTCCTGTTTGCCGGGCCTACCGGCGTCGGCAAGACCGAAGCGGCGCGGCAGTTGGCCAAGGCCATGGGCATTGAGCTGGTGCGGTTCGACATGTCCGAATACATGGAGCGGCACACCGTGTCGCGCCTGATCGGTGCGCCTCCGGGCTATGTCGGCTTCGATCAGGGCGGTCTGTTGACCGAGGCGATTACCAAGCAGCCGCACTGCGTACTGCTGCTCGATGAAATCGAAAAGGCCCACCCGGAAGTCTTCAACCTGCTGCTGCAGGTCATGGACCACGGGACCCTGACCGACAACAACGGGCGCAAGGCGGACTTCCGCAACGTGATCGTGATCATGACCACCAACGCCGGTGCCGAGACGGCCGCGCGGGCTTCCATTGGCTTTACTCATCAGGATCACTCTTCCGACGCCATGGAAGTGATCAAGAAGAGCTTCACGCCGGAATTCCGCAACCGCCTGGACACCATTATCCAGTTTGGTCGCCTCAGCCATGAGGTGATCAAGAGCGTGGTGGACAAGTTCCTTACCGAGCTTCAGGCGCAGTTGGAAGACAAGCGCGTGCAGCTGGAGGTGACGGAAGCGGCACGCAGCTGGATCGCCGAGGGCGGCTACGACGCGGCAATGGGCGCCCGCCCAATGGCGCGTCTGATCCAGGACAAGATCAAGCGGCCATTGGCCGAAGAGATCCTGTTCGGCGAGCTCTCCGACCATGGTGGCGTGGTGCATATCGACTTGAAGGATGGCGAGCTGACCTTCGACTTCGAGACCACTGCTGAAATGGCCTGA
- the icd gene encoding NADP-dependent isocitrate dehydrogenase yields the protein MGYKKIQVPAVGDKITVNADHSLNVPDNPIIPFIEGDGIGVDISPVMIKVVDAAVNKAYGGKRKISWMEVYAGEKATQVYDQDTWLPQETLDAVKDYVVSIKGPLTTPVGGGIRSLNVALRQQLDLYVCLRPVRWFEGVPSPVKKPGDVDMTIFRENSEDIYAGIEWKAGSPEATKVIKFLKEEMGVTKIRFDQDCGIGIKPVSKEGTKRLARKALQYVVDNDRESLTIVHKGNIMKFTEGAFKEWAYEVAAEEFGATLLDGGPWMQFKNPRTGRNVVVKDAIADAMLQQILLRPAEYDVIATLNLNGDYLSDALAAEVGGIGIAPGANLSDTVAMFEATHGTAPKYAGKDQVNPGSLILSAEMMLRHMGWTEAADLIIKGTNGAISAKTVTYDFERLMDGAKLVSSSGFGDALISHM from the coding sequence ATGGGATACAAGAAGATTCAGGTTCCGGCAGTCGGCGACAAAATCACCGTCAACGCAGACCATTCTCTCAATGTTCCTGACAACCCGATCATTCCCTTCATCGAAGGTGACGGTATTGGCGTCGACATCAGCCCGGTGATGATCAAGGTGGTCGATGCAGCTGTTAACAAGGCTTACGGCGGCAAGCGCAAAATCTCCTGGATGGAGGTGTATGCCGGCGAGAAGGCGACTCAAGTTTACGACCAGGACACCTGGCTGCCCCAGGAAACCCTGGATGCGGTCAAGGACTACGTGGTTTCCATCAAGGGTCCGCTGACCACGCCGGTCGGTGGCGGTATCCGCTCGCTGAACGTTGCCCTGCGCCAGCAGCTGGACCTGTATGTCTGTCTGCGTCCGGTGCGTTGGTTCGAAGGTGTGCCAAGCCCGGTCAAGAAGCCAGGCGATGTGGACATGACTATCTTCCGTGAGAACTCCGAAGATATTTACGCCGGTATCGAGTGGAAGGCCGGTTCGCCCGAAGCAACCAAGGTCATCAAGTTCCTCAAAGAGGAAATGGGTGTCACCAAGATCCGTTTCGACCAGGATTGCGGGATTGGCATCAAGCCGGTTTCCAAAGAGGGCACCAAGCGCCTGGCGCGCAAGGCCCTGCAATATGTAGTGGATAACGACCGTGAGTCGCTGACCATCGTGCACAAAGGCAACATCATGAAGTTCACCGAAGGTGCCTTCAAGGAGTGGGCCTACGAAGTGGCGGCCGAAGAGTTCGGCGCGACCCTGCTCGATGGCGGGCCGTGGATGCAGTTCAAGAACCCGCGCACCGGCCGCAATGTGGTGGTCAAGGATGCGATTGCCGACGCCATGCTCCAGCAGATCCTGCTGCGCCCGGCCGAATATGACGTGATCGCCACCCTGAACCTCAATGGTGACTACCTCTCCGATGCCCTGGCGGCAGAAGTGGGCGGTATCGGTATTGCACCGGGTGCCAACCTGTCCGACACCGTGGCGATGTTTGAAGCCACCCACGGTACTGCGCCTAAATACGCGGGCAAGGACCAGGTCAACCCGGGCTCGCTGATTCTGTCGGCGGAAATGATGCTGCGCCATATGGGCTGGACCGAGGCGGCCGACTTGATCATCAAGGGCACCAACGGGGCGATTTCGGCCAAGACCGTGACCTATGACTTCGAGCGCCTGATGGACGGCGCCAAGCTGGTGTCGTCGTCGGGCTTCGGCGATGCGTTGATTTCGCATATGTAA
- the infA gene encoding translation initiation factor IF-1, producing the protein MSKEDSFEMEGTVVDTLPNTMFRVELENGHVVTAHISGKMRKNYIRILTGDKVRVELTPYDLSKGRITYRAR; encoded by the coding sequence ATGTCGAAAGAAGACAGCTTCGAAATGGAAGGCACTGTCGTCGACACCCTGCCCAACACCATGTTTCGTGTGGAGTTGGAAAATGGGCACGTCGTAACCGCGCATATCTCCGGCAAGATGCGCAAGAACTACATTCGTATTCTTACCGGTGACAAAGTGCGCGTCGAGCTGACGCCCTATGACTTGAGCAAAGGGCGCATCACTTACCGCGCTCGCTAA
- a CDS encoding arginyltransferase gives MTELARLKFYATQPHSCSYLPEEQATTLFLDPSQPMDVHVYADLSEMGFRRSGDHLYRPHCQNCNACVPARIPVAQFLADRNQKRILKRNADLIVTPAKPGFSEEYFDLYQRYIEQRHADGDMFPPSRDQFSTFLVRDLPFSRFYEFRLEGKLLAVAVTDLLPNGLSAVYTFYEPAEERRSLGRFAILWQISEASRQNLDAVYLGYWIKNCKKMNYKTQYRPIELLINQRWVTLN, from the coding sequence ATGACCGAGTTGGCGCGCTTGAAGTTTTATGCCACTCAACCCCACTCTTGCAGCTACCTGCCCGAAGAACAGGCCACTACGCTGTTCCTCGACCCCAGCCAGCCGATGGACGTGCATGTGTATGCCGACCTGTCAGAGATGGGCTTTCGGCGCAGTGGCGACCACCTGTACCGGCCGCACTGCCAAAACTGCAACGCCTGTGTGCCGGCGCGTATCCCCGTGGCGCAATTTTTAGCCGATCGCAATCAAAAACGCATCCTCAAGCGCAATGCCGACCTGATCGTGACCCCCGCCAAGCCCGGCTTCAGCGAAGAGTACTTCGACCTGTACCAGCGCTATATCGAACAACGCCACGCCGACGGTGACATGTTCCCACCCAGTCGTGATCAGTTTTCCACGTTCCTGGTGCGCGACCTGCCGTTCTCGCGTTTTTACGAATTCCGCCTTGAGGGAAAGCTGCTGGCGGTCGCGGTCACCGACCTGCTGCCCAATGGCTTATCGGCGGTCTACACCTTTTACGAACCCGCCGAAGAGCGCCGCAGCCTCGGGCGCTTTGCGATTTTGTGGCAAATCAGTGAAGCCTCCCGGCAAAACCTGGACGCGGTGTACCTCGGATACTGGATAAAAAACTGCAAAAAGATGAATTACAAGACCCAATATCGGCCCATTGAGCTGCTAATTAATCAAAGATGGGTCACGCTTAACTAG
- the cspD gene encoding cold shock domain-containing protein CspD encodes MSGVKISGKVKWFNNAKGYGFINEDGKEDDLFAHYSAITMDGYKTLKAGQLVSFEIVQGPKGLHAVAICAVEPGKTNEDRHDKADKSAHSKKKQTA; translated from the coding sequence ATGTCTGGCGTCAAGATCAGTGGCAAGGTCAAATGGTTCAACAATGCCAAGGGCTACGGCTTCATTAACGAAGACGGCAAAGAGGATGATCTTTTTGCGCATTACTCGGCGATCACGATGGACGGATACAAGACCCTTAAAGCGGGTCAATTAGTATCCTTTGAAATCGTCCAGGGGCCCAAGGGCCTGCATGCTGTCGCCATCTGCGCAGTCGAGCCTGGAAAAACCAACGAAGACAGGCACGACAAGGCAGATAAATCCGCTCATTCGAAAAAGAAACAAACGGCCTGA